From the genome of Chloroflexota bacterium, one region includes:
- a CDS encoding molybdopterin molybdenumtransferase MoeA → MPSQFPLTPIAEAQARLLAEFSPLTAESVPLANALGRVLAEEIISQIDLPAFANSSMDGFAVRAV, encoded by the coding sequence ATGCCGTCTCAATTTCCCTTAACTCCCATCGCAGAAGCCCAAGCCCGTTTGCTGGCCGAATTTTCGCCACTGACGGCTGAATCGGTTCCGCTTGCAAATGCTCTTGGGCGCGTCTTGGCTGAAGAGATTATCTCGCAGATTGATTTGCCCGCCTTTGCCAATTCCAGTATGGATGGATTCGCCGTACGCGCGGTAGA